The Tissierella sp. genome has a segment encoding these proteins:
- the spoVAC gene encoding stage V sporulation protein AC, whose protein sequence is MDKMNKKDYQKYAEKKVPKPTYLKNILLAFLVGGGICTVGQLILNWLAKSGFDNKAAATATSIILIFLGASLTGLGVYDKIGKVGGAGAAIPITGFSNAMVSPAMEFKTEGFIFGVASKMFIIAGPVLVYGVGSSVIVGILYLLFTKGR, encoded by the coding sequence ATGGACAAAATGAATAAAAAGGATTATCAGAAATATGCAGAGAAGAAAGTTCCCAAACCTACATATTTGAAGAATATTTTACTAGCGTTTCTTGTAGGAGGAGGAATATGTACAGTTGGACAGCTTATATTAAATTGGTTAGCAAAAAGTGGATTTGATAATAAAGCTGCTGCAACTGCTACATCAATAATATTGATATTTTTAGGTGCTTCTCTGACTGGCTTAGGTGTATATGACAAAATTGGTAAAGTAGGTGGTGCAGGAGCAGCGATTCCAATTACTGGGTTTTCCAATGCTATGGTATCACCTGCCATGGAATTTAAGACAGAAGGCTTCATTTTTGGAGTTGCGTCTAAGATGTTTATTATAGCAGGACCTGTTTTAGTATATGGAGTAGGTAGTTCAGTAATAGTGGGAATATTATATTTATTATTTACGAAGGGGAGATAA